A region of Candidatus Aquicultor sp. DNA encodes the following proteins:
- a CDS encoding alginate lyase family protein codes for MSVKHYVRRAISLPPHVVAQKLAGRIKQEVASYQRRKRDIKRPTYAINTDIPNGSLLRIISPISASILVPYADQIACLTTNILKHCFDLLGSGYVIEKHGMQCKGIDGIVYDDGSQVNPDTSGNWLSSRINIPNLKESQHIWRQIDPSYTPMDWHLDFKSGYRWLENTWYLDTQYAYKPGADIKVPWELARMQHLPQLAWAYAVAKGQGAHNRMNDAETYPNEFRNQVLDFIATNPPRFGANWRCTMDVGIRIANWLFTYDLFKAQGMSFDDEFEVVFKHSAYEHGLYITNNLEWSQMLRSNHYLSDIVGLLFVAVNLPRTSETDVWLAFAMQELVNEVGSEFNEDGSNFEGSTSYHRLSAELVTYATALVLALPEDKKEALRRYDNNLHKVNPPLEPAPLKLYPLPGTDQLTPFPSWYFERLEKMAEFTMRTSGSAEHICQIGDNDSGRFLKLMPSHKSISVAKAKAKYLNLADYDGLPDDAEYLLEDQLDHRHLVAAINGFFNRDDFAEFVGDQSFETEIIRNLAGGMKVPYKAGNSNAKAAENSPACKDKTPGQDIVHYEYPDFGLYIYDSPRLHLVVRCGSNGQNGNGGHAHNDQLSIVLSVDGRPIFVDPGTYLYTPMPEKRNLFRSTAMHNTLSIEGKEQNRWNDGTAGLFSMYDQAKARTIEVSASRFIGEHYGFSALHRRTLEVGRTTISGIDECESGGKKQVSFHFAPEVAAKLSADGSTIELSVDKVNIKLAGKPGMWSIVESLYSPAYGWLQKTQVVRLSTDTDKISWRIEVE; via the coding sequence ATGAGCGTAAAACACTACGTTCGCCGAGCTATCTCATTACCGCCACACGTCGTAGCCCAAAAACTCGCCGGGCGAATCAAGCAAGAGGTTGCATCGTATCAGCGCCGGAAGCGGGACATTAAGCGCCCGACCTATGCAATAAATACTGATATCCCCAATGGCAGCCTTTTAAGGATTATCTCGCCGATATCAGCAAGCATCTTGGTTCCCTACGCTGATCAGATCGCTTGCTTAACGACCAACATACTTAAGCATTGCTTTGATCTACTTGGTTCAGGTTATGTTATAGAAAAGCACGGCATGCAATGCAAAGGCATCGATGGCATTGTTTATGATGATGGCTCACAAGTTAACCCCGATACGAGCGGAAATTGGTTATCCAGCCGCATTAATATCCCAAACCTCAAAGAGTCGCAGCACATATGGCGCCAGATTGATCCCAGCTACACCCCAATGGATTGGCATCTTGATTTCAAATCTGGCTATCGCTGGCTTGAAAACACCTGGTATCTTGATACCCAGTATGCGTATAAACCGGGTGCTGACATCAAAGTACCGTGGGAGCTTGCTCGTATGCAGCACCTACCGCAGTTGGCATGGGCATACGCGGTAGCAAAGGGACAGGGCGCTCATAACCGGATGAATGATGCCGAAACGTATCCCAACGAATTCCGTAACCAGGTGCTTGACTTTATTGCCACAAATCCACCGCGCTTCGGTGCGAATTGGCGCTGTACTATGGACGTCGGTATCCGTATAGCAAACTGGCTTTTTACGTATGACCTTTTCAAGGCGCAAGGTATGTCGTTCGACGATGAGTTTGAGGTTGTTTTCAAGCACAGTGCATATGAGCATGGGCTCTACATAACCAACAACCTCGAATGGTCGCAAATGCTCAGGAGTAACCATTACCTCTCTGATATAGTTGGCCTACTGTTTGTTGCTGTGAATCTTCCGCGAACATCTGAAACCGATGTTTGGCTTGCTTTTGCAATGCAAGAACTCGTAAACGAAGTGGGATCAGAGTTCAATGAGGACGGTTCAAACTTCGAAGGGTCGACTAGCTATCATAGGCTTTCGGCCGAACTCGTGACGTATGCAACAGCTCTGGTCTTGGCGCTACCGGAGGATAAAAAAGAGGCACTGCGCCGGTATGACAACAACCTGCACAAAGTCAATCCGCCACTAGAACCAGCACCTTTAAAACTCTATCCTTTACCGGGAACTGACCAGCTTACGCCATTTCCAAGCTGGTATTTTGAACGTTTGGAAAAGATGGCCGAGTTTACGATGCGTACCTCAGGCTCGGCCGAGCACATCTGCCAGATCGGTGATAATGATAGCGGCCGGTTTTTAAAACTGATGCCATCGCATAAAAGTATAAGTGTTGCTAAGGCTAAAGCTAAATATCTTAACTTAGCAGATTATGACGGGTTGCCCGATGATGCGGAGTACTTACTGGAAGATCAGCTCGATCACCGTCATCTGGTGGCGGCGATCAATGGGTTCTTTAATCGTGATGACTTTGCCGAGTTCGTTGGCGATCAATCGTTTGAAACCGAAATTATAAGAAATCTCGCCGGAGGGATGAAGGTGCCCTACAAGGCTGGAAACTCAAATGCTAAAGCTGCGGAAAATTCGCCTGCCTGTAAAGATAAAACACCTGGTCAGGACATAGTGCACTATGAATATCCCGACTTCGGTCTCTATATTTACGACTCACCACGCTTGCATCTGGTTGTTCGCTGTGGCTCGAACGGGCAGAACGGCAATGGGGGGCACGCCCACAACGATCAGCTCTCGATAGTGTTAAGTGTGGATGGCAGGCCGATCTTTGTTGACCCAGGCACGTATCTCTACACGCCTATGCCGGAGAAGCGCAACCTATTCCGCTCAACTGCCATGCATAATACTTTGTCTATCGAAGGCAAGGAGCAAAACCGTTGGAATGACGGGACGGCCGGGCTATTTAGCATGTACGACCAGGCAAAGGCAAGGACAATCGAAGTAAGTGCTAGCCGGTTTATAGGTGAGCATTACGGGTTCAGTGCATTGCATCGCCGCACGCTCGAAGTTGGCAGAACCACTATTAGTGGCATTGATGAATGTGAAAGTGGAGGGAAAAAGCAAGTTTCGTTCCACTTCGCGCCTGAAGTTGCTGCGAAATTATCTGCTGATGGTAGTACAATTGAGTTAAGCGTCGACAAGGTTAACATCAAACTAGCCGGTAAGCCCGGCATGTGGTCTATTGTAGAGAGCCTGTATTCACCGGCATACGGTTGGTTGCAGAAAACTCAAGTGGTGCGACTTTCAACGGATACCGATAAGATCTCCTGGCGAATTGAGGTAGAGTAA
- a CDS encoding mannose-1-phosphate guanylyltransferase/mannose-6-phosphate isomerase, translated as MTTINNLYGVILAGGAGTRFWPLSREMNPKQLLKVFGTESLIWQTIKRLEPIIAQEQTYVVTNNKLADEIRTSLLTASEPFMQIGYLIEPLARNTAPAIGLAAAYLAGINPDAVMAVLPSDHLIRNTDEFIAALRYAVELAEANYLVTLGLKPSKPETGFGYIKLGNELKQHNGSHISYQVERFVEKPDRATAEEYVASGNYFWNSGMFVFKAATVLAEIKSLMPGLYELLVKLKDIPLDEWMLGTAKSLFGKADAVSIDYGIMEKSEKVAVIPVALDWSDVGSLIAIGDFLEADDNGNAIHGNVIDVESEDSIVYGENRLVATLGLKDMIVIDTHDATLVCPKDRAQDVRKVVDVLKARDAEEYLVHRTMYRPWGCYTLLERGPGYKIKIIEVRPGERLSLQMHHHRSEHWVVISGTARVMRGDEEFNVHINESTFIPPSTVHRLENPGLIPLRIIEVQNGEYLEEDDIVRSEDDYARH; from the coding sequence ATGACCACGATTAATAACCTTTACGGTGTGATATTGGCCGGGGGCGCCGGCACCAGATTTTGGCCGCTGAGCCGCGAGATGAACCCGAAACAATTACTCAAGGTGTTCGGCACCGAAAGCCTCATCTGGCAAACGATTAAACGTCTTGAGCCCATCATCGCTCAAGAACAAACCTATGTGGTCACGAATAATAAGCTTGCGGACGAGATACGGACGAGCCTTCTTACCGCAAGCGAACCGTTTATGCAGATCGGATACCTTATTGAGCCGCTAGCTCGAAACACCGCCCCGGCAATCGGCCTGGCTGCAGCATATCTTGCCGGCATCAATCCGGACGCGGTTATGGCGGTTCTTCCGTCCGATCACCTTATCCGCAACACCGATGAGTTTATTGCCGCGTTACGGTATGCGGTTGAACTAGCTGAGGCCAACTACCTCGTCACACTTGGCCTAAAGCCAAGTAAACCCGAAACCGGTTTTGGCTACATCAAGCTTGGAAATGAGCTCAAGCAGCATAACGGATCGCATATTTCATATCAGGTTGAGCGGTTTGTAGAAAAACCCGATCGGGCAACAGCTGAAGAATACGTTGCCAGCGGCAACTATTTCTGGAACAGCGGTATGTTCGTATTCAAAGCTGCCACGGTGCTGGCTGAAATCAAGAGTTTGATGCCGGGTCTTTACGAGCTTCTCGTGAAGCTAAAAGATATCCCGCTTGATGAATGGATGTTGGGTACCGCCAAATCGCTATTTGGTAAAGCTGATGCCGTATCGATCGATTACGGCATTATGGAGAAGTCGGAGAAGGTCGCGGTCATACCGGTTGCACTCGACTGGAGCGATGTCGGAAGCCTTATCGCTATCGGCGATTTTCTCGAGGCAGATGATAACGGCAACGCTATTCATGGAAACGTAATCGATGTTGAATCTGAGGATTCCATTGTGTACGGTGAGAACCGCCTGGTGGCAACACTCGGCCTTAAGGATATGATCGTTATCGACACGCATGACGCAACACTCGTGTGCCCGAAGGATAGGGCACAGGACGTGCGAAAAGTGGTCGATGTGCTCAAAGCCCGAGATGCAGAAGAATATCTGGTTCACCGCACGATGTACCGGCCGTGGGGCTGCTATACGCTTCTTGAGCGGGGCCCAGGCTACAAGATAAAGATAATCGAGGTGCGCCCGGGTGAGCGTCTGAGCTTGCAGATGCACCATCACCGCAGCGAGCATTGGGTGGTAATCTCAGGAACTGCTCGGGTAATGCGGGGCGATGAGGAATTCAACGTCCACATTAACGAAAGCACGTTTATACCACCGTCAACAGTGCACCGTCTTGAGAACCCAGGCTTGATACCGCTTCGCATTATTGAGGTGCAAAACGGCGAATACTTAGAAGAAGACGATATCGTTCGAAGTGAGGATGATTATGCTAGACACTAG
- a CDS encoding glycosyltransferase — MVRKKALIACSNYWNSPCQVGSHHLARGFVAAGWDVAFISHPISPLHFMGTTSRELSERLEIYRSGGQYYLDGHLWTYVPGALLAPHNKHILRSEWVHRNWASLTYPNVIKKIYDAGFGDVDLLYFDNPNQLFLLEAIKYKTAIFRIVDNNSGYERATHAVLAMESELARSVGLVIYTAESLKEHVEEMQPKAMLHVPNGVNFKHFAEGSKAQPTDLATTPRPIAIYVGALNSWFDHTLINWAAEQLPQVSFAIIGPDEGARSKIAELSNIHVLGKRSYDDLPAYLHNADVGIIPFNAREHADLVNSIHPLKLYEYMACGLPVVSAEWDEIKNINSPAYLYNSREQFLQQLQAAVAKPQDRDSLIRYAAAADWSARVEIILNEIEHLPK; from the coding sequence ATGGTACGTAAAAAAGCTTTGATTGCTTGCAGTAATTACTGGAATTCACCGTGCCAGGTCGGCAGTCACCACCTCGCACGCGGTTTTGTTGCTGCCGGTTGGGACGTTGCATTTATCTCACACCCGATATCGCCGTTGCATTTTATGGGAACCACGAGCCGTGAACTTTCCGAGAGATTAGAGATTTACCGCTCCGGAGGCCAATATTATCTCGACGGCCATCTCTGGACGTATGTGCCAGGCGCATTGCTCGCACCACATAACAAGCATATCCTGCGAAGTGAATGGGTACACCGCAACTGGGCGTCGCTCACATATCCAAATGTGATAAAGAAAATATATGATGCTGGTTTCGGCGACGTCGATCTTCTGTACTTCGATAATCCTAACCAGCTGTTTTTGCTGGAAGCGATCAAGTATAAAACAGCGATTTTCCGCATTGTGGACAACAATTCGGGCTACGAACGTGCGACACACGCTGTGCTCGCGATGGAGAGCGAACTTGCACGCTCGGTTGGCTTGGTCATCTATACTGCCGAGAGCCTGAAAGAACATGTAGAGGAGATGCAGCCAAAAGCAATGCTTCACGTGCCAAACGGCGTGAACTTTAAACATTTTGCCGAGGGGTCGAAAGCGCAACCCACCGACCTTGCAACTACACCGAGGCCGATTGCAATCTATGTCGGGGCGCTTAATTCGTGGTTTGACCACACGCTGATTAATTGGGCCGCAGAGCAACTTCCTCAGGTATCGTTTGCAATAATCGGCCCCGACGAAGGCGCCCGTAGTAAAATCGCAGAGCTATCCAATATCCATGTTCTTGGAAAGCGTTCGTATGATGATCTTCCGGCGTATTTGCATAATGCCGATGTTGGTATAATCCCGTTTAATGCGCGCGAGCACGCCGATCTTGTCAACAGCATTCATCCGCTCAAGCTTTACGAGTATATGGCATGTGGCTTACCGGTTGTTTCAGCTGAATGGGATGAGATTAAAAACATCAACAGCCCCGCGTACCTGTATAATTCGCGAGAGCAATTCTTACAGCAGCTTCAAGCAGCGGTTGCAAAGCCCCAGGACAGAGATAGCCTTATCCGATATGCTGCAGCAGCAGACTGGTCTGCCAGGGTTGAGATAATCCTCAATGAGATTGAGCATTTGCCTAAATAA